The following coding sequences are from one Paenibacillus sp. FSL R5-0912 window:
- a CDS encoding vWA domain-containing protein, whose translation MNLNIVKLVTGSNAKLDEASPQATVKISCSSSPAELDISCFMVGENGKVTSDDYFIFYNQPADPKRIVEFNAIDKYSGEFAIDLHALRQSEVAKCVFAATLDGPGTFADVRGCRISAAAANTELVYEVNESNAETSLVLAELYRHGEGFKLRAVGRGFHGGLKPLAEAHGVEVEDEEPENRNSSQAASEVMQGHPEAAATYSGTEGSVAQETASRPPLNLTKIDLLKQKVGISLSKKNLEQEKARVAVVFDASGSMSGLYAKGVVQRAFERILAVAASMDDDGRLDVWFFATKSKRMPSVDEHGYEDYVKRTYPGPKMFGGLGIGNNEPVVMADIIKKYTKEEPGALPVYIVFFSDGGIYETPKISKLLIQSSKHNLFWQFVGLGNADYGVLRELDDLQGRYVDNADFFALDDLDEVSDEDLYDRLFNEYPKWLHEAREKGVLRS comes from the coding sequence ATGAATCTGAATATCGTTAAGCTGGTCACCGGCTCCAATGCCAAGCTGGATGAAGCCTCGCCGCAGGCGACGGTGAAGATCTCCTGCAGCAGCTCACCGGCGGAGCTGGATATCAGCTGTTTCATGGTCGGGGAGAACGGCAAGGTTACGTCCGATGATTATTTCATCTTCTACAACCAGCCCGCCGATCCCAAGCGGATCGTAGAGTTCAATGCCATCGACAAGTACAGCGGCGAGTTTGCCATTGACCTGCATGCGCTGCGGCAATCTGAGGTTGCCAAATGCGTTTTCGCAGCCACGCTGGACGGGCCGGGGACTTTTGCCGATGTCAGGGGCTGCAGAATCAGTGCGGCTGCGGCCAACACGGAGCTGGTGTATGAAGTAAATGAGAGTAATGCCGAGACCTCGCTGGTGCTGGCAGAGTTATACCGTCATGGCGAAGGCTTCAAGCTTAGAGCTGTCGGCCGGGGGTTTCACGGCGGCCTGAAGCCGCTGGCTGAAGCGCACGGAGTCGAGGTGGAGGACGAAGAGCCGGAGAACAGAAACAGCAGCCAGGCAGCGTCAGAAGTGATGCAGGGTCACCCGGAAGCTGCTGCTACATATAGCGGAACCGAGGGAAGTGTGGCGCAGGAGACGGCTTCCCGGCCTCCGCTGAACTTAACGAAGATTGACCTGCTGAAGCAGAAGGTCGGGATCTCGCTGAGCAAGAAGAATCTGGAGCAGGAGAAGGCAAGGGTGGCTGTTGTGTTCGATGCATCGGGTTCCATGTCCGGGCTGTATGCGAAGGGCGTTGTTCAGCGGGCATTTGAGCGGATTCTGGCTGTGGCAGCCAGCATGGATGACGACGGCAGGCTGGATGTATGGTTCTTCGCGACCAAGAGCAAGCGGATGCCGAGTGTAGATGAGCACGGGTACGAGGATTATGTGAAGAGAACATACCCGGGGCCGAAGATGTTCGGCGGGCTGGGCATCGGCAATAATGAGCCGGTGGTTATGGCTGATATCATCAAAAAGTACACGAAGGAAGAGCCGGGCGCTCTGCCCGTTTACATTGTGTTCTTCAGTGACGGCGGGATTTATGAGACACCGAAGATCTCGAAGCTGCTGATCCAAAGCTCGAAGCATAACCTCTTCTGGCAATTTGTCGGGCTGGGCAACGCGGACTATGGTGTGCTGCGTGAGCTCGATGATCTGCAGGGCCGTTATGTTGATAATGCCGATTTCTTTGCGCTGGACGATCTGGATGAGGTCAGTGATGAGGATTTGTATGACCGCCTGTTCAATGAGTATCCTAAGTGGCTACATGAAGCCCGGGAGAAGGGTGTCCTGCGCTCATAG
- a CDS encoding 50S ribosomal protein L25, translating to MNTTVRLTERSGSTSSQRSKGLVPVVVYGAGSDTQSFTAEAKTLNEILGKNPRAILKVEFPGSGSKNAVIQEVQRQPLSRSLLHVDLQQIDMKAELDTKVAFHFTCDPVGVKSGGVQQVELYELDIRTLPDKLTASFEVDISGLDIGDQLLVSDLPKHEGWEILTPEDTLIVRISPPLVLEEPADTAAAEPVAAEAADEGKTEE from the coding sequence ATGAATACCACAGTACGCTTGACAGAAAGATCCGGCTCTACCTCTTCCCAGCGCAGCAAAGGCCTTGTACCGGTCGTCGTCTACGGTGCAGGTTCAGATACCCAGTCCTTTACAGCAGAAGCCAAAACACTCAATGAGATTCTCGGCAAAAACCCGCGGGCCATCCTGAAAGTGGAATTCCCCGGTTCAGGCTCCAAAAATGCGGTCATTCAGGAAGTACAGCGCCAGCCGCTGTCACGTTCCTTGCTCCATGTAGACTTGCAGCAGATTGATATGAAGGCAGAACTCGACACCAAGGTTGCGTTCCACTTCACCTGCGATCCTGTCGGTGTCAAGAGCGGCGGTGTCCAGCAGGTAGAGCTCTACGAGCTGGATATCCGTACCTTGCCGGACAAGCTGACCGCTTCCTTCGAGGTGGATATCAGCGGACTGGACATCGGTGATCAGTTGCTGGTCTCCGATCTGCCGAAGCATGAAGGCTGGGAGATCCTTACCCCTGAGGATACGCTGATCGTGCGGATCTCACCTCCACTTGTCCTTGAAGAGCCTGCGGATACAGCTGCTGCTGAACCAGTAGCGGCAGAAGCAGCTGACGAAGGTAAGACAGAAGAGTAA
- a CDS encoding GNAT family N-acetyltransferase: MEQIAKGEGRFYIAGDGKDLAEITYRTEEATGNLVIDHTYVSEELRGQGAGEKLVRAVVDLAREEKVKIVPECPYAAHQFEKHTEYRDLLT; this comes from the coding sequence ATGGAACAGATTGCTAAGGGAGAAGGACGTTTCTATATAGCTGGTGACGGTAAGGACCTTGCCGAGATTACATACAGAACGGAAGAGGCTACAGGTAACCTCGTGATTGATCATACCTATGTCTCCGAAGAGCTGCGCGGTCAGGGTGCCGGGGAGAAGCTTGTGCGGGCGGTCGTTGACCTGGCCCGGGAAGAGAAAGTTAAAATAGTGCCTGAGTGCCCGTATGCGGCCCATCAATTCGAGAAGCACACGGAGTACCGGGATCTGCTGACATAG
- a CDS encoding GNAT family N-acetyltransferase: MTTADTLKEIEELQQRCEQYEGITLKLNWDMLRLPAGTGGVEWLVTYEEELLVGFIGLYNIGGDMEVCGMVRPGYRRRGIFSSLWQRAQTLISRSKIKTLLLNTPAASASGTAYLKTLPLEFSHAEFQMKWDDAAKNRGASEASSAAGNVMLRPARADEIPVLIAFDCDGFNMTEEDATETYAQLELEGSQEHIIIEMNGRPAGKMRLWSEDNETWIFGLTVDKNLRGLGIGRSALMQTIERERRNYNNVNLEVALDNPNALKLYESCGFVILNQQDYYRSAL, encoded by the coding sequence TTGACTACGGCTGATACACTGAAAGAAATAGAAGAACTGCAGCAGCGCTGCGAGCAATACGAAGGCATCACACTCAAACTGAATTGGGACATGCTGCGGCTACCGGCCGGAACAGGCGGAGTGGAATGGCTGGTGACCTATGAAGAGGAGCTGCTGGTCGGCTTCATCGGGTTATACAATATCGGCGGTGATATGGAGGTCTGCGGTATGGTACGGCCGGGATACCGCCGCCGGGGCATCTTCAGCTCACTCTGGCAACGGGCGCAGACCCTCATCTCACGCAGTAAGATTAAGACGCTGCTGTTGAATACGCCCGCGGCCTCTGCCTCAGGTACTGCTTATCTGAAGACACTGCCGCTGGAATTCAGTCACGCGGAATTTCAGATGAAATGGGATGACGCAGCCAAGAATCGCGGGGCCTCTGAAGCAAGTTCAGCCGCCGGTAACGTTATGCTACGGCCTGCACGTGCCGATGAGATTCCGGTATTAATCGCCTTCGACTGCGACGGATTCAACATGACCGAGGAAGACGCCACCGAAACGTACGCGCAGCTTGAGCTCGAAGGCTCACAGGAGCATATTATCATCGAAATGAACGGCCGGCCGGCCGGCAAAATGCGGCTGTGGTCCGAAGACAACGAGACCTGGATTTTCGGCCTTACCGTAGACAAGAACCTGCGGGGCCTCGGCATCGGCCGGAGCGCCCTGATGCAGACCATTGAGCGGGAACGGCGGAATTACAACAACGTGAATCTTGAGGTGGCCCTGGATAATCCGAATGCGCTGAAGCTCTATGAGAGCTGCGGGTTCGTCATTCTGAACCAGCAGGATTACTACCGTTCTGCGCTCTGA
- a CDS encoding SDR family oxidoreductase: protein MNPLDSDLRKTALVIGANGVIGRNLINHLAALPDWDIIGVSRRGGQDTSRVRYIAADLLDPSESRQKLGGLAEVTHIFYAAYQDRPTWAELVAPNLAMLVHAVEAVEPAAHKLRHISLMQGYKVYGAHLGPFKTPARETDANHMPPEFNIAQQDYLEEKQSGKSWTWSALRPSVVCGYALGNPMNLAMVIAIYASMSKELGIPLRFPGKPGAYHSLLEMTDAGLLARATVWAATEPRCANQAFNITNGDLFRWNELWPKIASSFNLDTAPPLPMSLSMVMQDKEPLWNRMVEKYGLEQNSYASVSSWAFGDFVFSWDYDFFADSTKSRRAGFLEFMDTEAMFMDIFADLRHRRIIP from the coding sequence ATGAACCCTTTAGATTCAGACTTACGTAAAACAGCACTTGTAATCGGCGCGAACGGCGTCATCGGACGTAACCTGATTAATCATCTGGCTGCGCTTCCTGATTGGGATATCATCGGCGTGTCGCGCCGGGGAGGTCAGGACACCAGCCGTGTGCGTTATATAGCTGCTGATTTACTGGACCCATCGGAGAGCCGGCAGAAGCTTGGCGGCTTGGCGGAAGTGACGCATATATTCTATGCCGCGTATCAGGACCGGCCTACCTGGGCAGAGCTGGTCGCGCCTAATCTGGCTATGCTTGTTCACGCGGTTGAGGCGGTTGAACCTGCGGCGCACAAGCTCCGGCACATCAGCCTCATGCAGGGATATAAGGTATATGGCGCGCATCTCGGCCCGTTCAAAACACCGGCACGCGAAACCGATGCCAATCATATGCCGCCGGAATTCAATATTGCGCAGCAGGATTATCTGGAAGAGAAGCAGTCTGGCAAAAGCTGGACCTGGTCGGCCCTGCGGCCTTCCGTCGTCTGCGGATACGCTCTCGGTAATCCCATGAACCTGGCGATGGTAATCGCCATTTATGCCTCCATGTCGAAGGAGCTGGGAATTCCGCTGCGCTTCCCCGGCAAGCCGGGCGCTTATCACAGCCTGCTTGAGATGACAGATGCCGGTCTGCTTGCCAGAGCAACAGTGTGGGCAGCAACAGAACCGCGCTGTGCCAATCAGGCCTTCAATATCACCAACGGCGATCTATTCCGCTGGAACGAGCTGTGGCCTAAGATTGCCTCCAGCTTCAATCTGGACACGGCGCCCCCGCTCCCGATGTCCCTATCGATGGTTATGCAGGACAAAGAGCCGCTCTGGAACCGTATGGTCGAGAAATACGGGCTGGAGCAGAACAGCTATGCAAGTGTCTCCTCGTGGGCCTTCGGTGATTTTGTATTCTCCTGGGACTATGATTTCTTTGCCGACAGCACCAAATCACGCCGGGCAGGGTTCCTTGAGTTTATGGATACGGAAGCCATGTTTATGGACATCTTTGCGGATCTCCGCCACCGCCGGATCATTCCCTGA
- a CDS encoding winged helix-turn-helix transcriptional regulator, producing MSEGIRTYNTGVEATLEVIGGKWKPVILFLLTFGKKRNGEFISQMPFITQKVLTQQLRELEADGVITRTSYNVVPPRVEYELTDYGWSLKEILHLMCRWGDAHVERVYGDTAVVLSQTQKEE from the coding sequence ATGTCTGAAGGAATTAGAACCTACAACACCGGAGTGGAAGCGACACTCGAAGTGATTGGGGGCAAGTGGAAACCGGTCATTTTGTTCTTGCTCACCTTTGGGAAGAAGCGCAACGGGGAGTTCATCAGCCAAATGCCGTTCATTACACAGAAGGTGCTTACGCAGCAATTGCGGGAACTGGAAGCGGACGGGGTGATCACAAGAACCTCGTATAATGTGGTGCCTCCCAGAGTGGAGTATGAGCTGACCGACTATGGCTGGAGCCTCAAGGAGATTCTGCATCTGATGTGCAGATGGGGCGATGCCCATGTCGAAAGGGTTTACGGGGATACGGCAGTTGTGCTCTCCCAAACGCAGAAGGAAGAATAG
- a CDS encoding flavodoxin, translated as MAKVLVAYASLTGNTEEIAELIVEGIRQAGGEAVLKSVTDCNADEIKAYEAVLLGAYTWGDGELPDEFLDFYEELDELDLSSCKAAAFGSGDTGYEIYCGAVDQIEEKLKEHGAEIVQASLKIEYGPNAAEKEACRSFGRQFIETCAAVS; from the coding sequence ATGGCTAAGGTGCTAGTGGCATATGCCAGCCTGACAGGCAATACGGAGGAAATCGCTGAACTGATTGTGGAAGGGATACGCCAGGCAGGCGGAGAGGCCGTGCTGAAATCGGTCACTGACTGCAATGCGGATGAGATAAAGGCTTATGAGGCTGTGCTGCTGGGTGCGTATACCTGGGGGGACGGCGAGCTGCCGGATGAATTCCTTGACTTCTATGAAGAGCTGGATGAGCTCGACCTCAGCTCCTGCAAGGCTGCCGCCTTCGGAAGCGGAGATACCGGTTATGAAATCTACTGCGGAGCGGTTGATCAGATTGAAGAGAAGCTGAAGGAACACGGTGCCGAGATCGTACAAGCCAGTCTGAAGATTGAGTACGGGCCGAACGCAGCAGAGAAAGAGGCTTGCCGCAGCTTCGGACGCCAGTTCATCGAGACCTGCGCGGCGGTTTCTTAA
- a CDS encoding VOC family protein: MKLGAIALCVDDMEKMVRFYRDLMRMELDYDGGGFTGVRTAGGIYFNLCERALFESQLSRKFDYPGGLNGTMEITFGVPHFTDVDLEYDRLIEAGVQPVYPPTTEPYGLRICYVADPEGNLIEICSDGKGE, from the coding sequence ATGAAGCTGGGAGCAATCGCCCTGTGCGTGGATGATATGGAGAAGATGGTCCGGTTCTACAGAGATTTAATGAGGATGGAACTGGACTATGACGGCGGCGGGTTTACAGGAGTCAGGACAGCAGGAGGCATCTATTTCAATTTGTGTGAGCGTGCACTGTTCGAGAGCCAGTTATCGAGGAAGTTTGACTATCCCGGCGGGTTGAACGGTACGATGGAAATCACTTTTGGTGTGCCACACTTTACAGATGTCGATCTGGAATATGACAGGCTGATAGAGGCCGGTGTCCAACCGGTGTACCCGCCTACAACTGAACCATACGGACTGCGAATCTGTTACGTCGCTGATCCGGAAGGGAATCTGATCGAGATTTGTTCGGACGGCAAAGGAGAATAG
- a CDS encoding VOC family protein, with the protein MITSFDGINLYSKDPAALAAFYSEVLGVPIPFEGFGQYDGAKIGFDRRQPGLIIWDESKWGKHTTGVVNLVFSCSSLDETYEQLKGKGLDCQPPVTMEYGGKEMNFRDPDGNGITLLEGGYLEV; encoded by the coding sequence ATGATAACAAGTTTTGACGGCATCAATCTGTACAGCAAGGACCCGGCGGCGCTCGCGGCATTCTATTCCGAGGTGCTGGGAGTCCCGATTCCGTTTGAAGGCTTTGGACAGTATGACGGCGCGAAGATTGGTTTCGACCGCAGACAGCCGGGGCTGATTATCTGGGACGAGAGCAAATGGGGCAAGCACACGACAGGAGTCGTTAATCTGGTATTCTCCTGCAGCAGCCTGGATGAAACCTATGAGCAGCTTAAGGGGAAAGGGCTGGATTGTCAGCCTCCGGTGACGATGGAATACGGCGGGAAAGAAATGAATTTCCGAGATCCGGACGGCAACGGCATTACCCTGCTTGAAGGCGGATATTTGGAGGTTTAG
- a CDS encoding helix-turn-helix domain-containing protein, with amino-acid sequence MFNLSELYHPITANPAGGGEYRPGRLLQPYIRCFWGSVSPTAEPLDAQSVGITEGNNGADISETESESKSVFSNRPETIIPDSCMDIIWEWDERTGESGGIFCGINDAPFEVGQARQPAGKQRFAIRFHFWAVHLFADEQLQDVLNVHAPVEQYFRSFRMELGDKLRGTHTMSERIAIAEVFLLRRLDYAGRSSDGMMNAVHRMLKSRGVVSAGELELSSGLSSRQLERLFRRHIGLPPKKVADLVRFQNAWLELYRTPLHRGGLQDIVFAYGYSHQSHFINNFRKFAGRTPLDALSYARS; translated from the coding sequence ATGTTCAACCTCTCGGAGTTGTACCATCCGATTACAGCGAACCCGGCCGGAGGCGGCGAGTACCGGCCCGGCAGGCTGCTGCAGCCGTACATCCGTTGTTTCTGGGGTTCTGTATCACCAACGGCGGAACCGCTGGATGCACAGTCCGTTGGAATTACAGAAGGGAATAACGGAGCAGATATAAGTGAAACTGAAAGTGAAAGTAAAAGTGTTTTCAGTAACCGGCCGGAAACGATCATACCGGATAGTTGTATGGACATCATATGGGAATGGGACGAGCGTACAGGGGAGTCTGGCGGGATTTTTTGCGGCATTAACGATGCCCCGTTTGAAGTGGGACAAGCCCGCCAGCCTGCGGGGAAACAGCGTTTCGCCATCCGGTTTCATTTCTGGGCGGTTCATCTGTTTGCAGATGAGCAGCTGCAGGATGTGCTGAATGTTCATGCTCCGGTGGAGCAATACTTCCGTTCCTTCCGTATGGAGCTGGGAGACAAGCTGCGGGGGACTCACACGATGTCTGAACGCATCGCCATCGCAGAGGTATTCCTCCTGCGGAGACTGGATTATGCCGGCCGCAGCAGTGACGGGATGATGAATGCTGTCCACAGGATGCTTAAATCCCGCGGGGTGGTGAGTGCAGGGGAGCTGGAGCTTAGCTCTGGCCTTAGCAGCCGCCAGCTTGAACGCCTGTTCCGCCGGCATATCGGACTTCCTCCCAAAAAGGTGGCAGATCTTGTCCGCTTCCAGAATGCCTGGCTGGAGCTGTACCGGACTCCGCTGCACAGAGGCGGGCTGCAGGATATTGTATTTGCTTACGGCTACAGCCACCAGTCGCATTTCATCAACAATTTCCGCAAATTCGCCGGCAGAACGCCGCTGGATGCCCTGAGCTATGCGCGGAGCTGA
- a CDS encoding class I SAM-dependent methyltransferase, whose amino-acid sequence MYIASDWKDYEVIDTGGGEKLERWGDIILRRPDPQIIWPLASESAKWRDVHGHYHRSSAGGGQWEMKKSIPDDWKISYGKLKFHLRPTNFKHTGLFPEQAANWRWMMDKIAAANRPISVLNLFAYTGGATVAAASAGASVVHVDAAKGMVQWAKENVALSGLADKPVRYITDDVFKFVQREQRRGSKYDAIIMDPPSYGRGPGGEMWKLEASLYPFLESCMEIMSDRPLFMLINSYTTGISPTVLRNMLSMTMGKRYGGKLTSGEIGLPITSSGMNLPCGILGRWEA is encoded by the coding sequence ATGTATATAGCAAGTGACTGGAAGGACTATGAAGTGATTGATACCGGTGGCGGAGAAAAGCTGGAACGCTGGGGCGATATTATCCTGCGCCGCCCGGATCCGCAAATCATCTGGCCGCTGGCCAGCGAGAGTGCCAAATGGCGTGATGTGCACGGACACTATCACCGCAGTTCCGCCGGGGGCGGGCAATGGGAAATGAAGAAAAGCATTCCGGATGACTGGAAAATCAGCTACGGCAAGCTGAAGTTCCATCTCCGTCCGACGAACTTTAAGCACACGGGTCTCTTCCCTGAGCAGGCGGCCAACTGGCGCTGGATGATGGACAAGATCGCTGCGGCTAACCGCCCAATTTCCGTGCTTAACCTGTTCGCATATACCGGCGGAGCAACCGTTGCAGCGGCAAGTGCCGGAGCCTCCGTAGTTCATGTCGATGCAGCTAAGGGTATGGTTCAGTGGGCCAAGGAGAATGTAGCCTTATCCGGGCTTGCCGACAAGCCGGTCCGCTACATTACAGATGATGTATTCAAGTTCGTGCAGCGTGAACAGCGCCGCGGCAGCAAATATGATGCGATTATCATGGACCCGCCTTCCTACGGAAGAGGCCCGGGCGGCGAAATGTGGAAGCTCGAAGCCAGTCTCTATCCGTTCCTGGAGAGCTGCATGGAGATTATGAGCGATCGGCCCCTGTTCATGCTGATTAACTCCTACACTACCGGCATTTCACCTACCGTACTGCGCAACATGCTGTCGATGACGATGGGCAAGCGCTACGGCGGTAAGCTTACCTCCGGTGAGATCGGACTGCCGATCACCTCCTCAGGCATGAATCTGCCTTGCGGAATTCTGGGCCGCTGGGAGGCGTAA
- a CDS encoding RluA family pseudouridine synthase: MTAQNNGTSGVSGSGQSRFEILYEDNHLLGIVKPVNIPVQEDATGDADLLTLLKEDVKERFAKPGNVFMGLVHRLDRPVGGAMIFAKTSKAASRLSESVRTHAFHKVYLTVVHGKPPASQGRLINTLLKDERSNTVSIVRTGTPGGKEAILDYTVLGSAEGYTLLKIDLLTGRSHQIRVQLSGIGCPLYGDQKYGAAVNRPGQQIALWSALVGFPHPVTKEEVELISLPPQTYPWNLWTPQNQKQAIR; the protein is encoded by the coding sequence ATGACCGCGCAGAACAACGGAACATCCGGGGTGTCCGGCAGCGGACAATCCCGGTTTGAAATTCTGTATGAGGACAACCATCTGCTCGGCATCGTGAAGCCCGTTAATATTCCGGTGCAGGAGGATGCTACAGGCGATGCGGATCTGCTGACCCTGCTGAAGGAAGATGTGAAGGAACGTTTCGCCAAGCCGGGGAATGTCTTCATGGGCCTCGTTCACCGGCTGGACCGGCCTGTAGGCGGCGCGATGATCTTCGCCAAGACTTCGAAGGCAGCCTCACGGCTGTCTGAGAGTGTTCGCACACACGCCTTCCACAAGGTGTACCTGACCGTCGTTCATGGCAAGCCCCCTGCCTCCCAGGGCCGGCTGATTAATACGCTGCTGAAGGATGAGCGGAGCAACACGGTCAGTATTGTCCGCACAGGAACACCGGGAGGCAAGGAAGCGATTCTCGATTATACGGTGCTCGGCAGCGCTGAGGGCTACACCCTACTCAAGATCGATCTGCTTACCGGACGCTCCCACCAGATCCGCGTACAGCTGAGCGGCATCGGCTGCCCGCTGTACGGAGATCAGAAGTATGGGGCCGCAGTGAACAGACCCGGCCAGCAGATTGCGCTGTGGTCAGCACTTGTCGGGTTCCCGCATCCGGTGACCAAAGAGGAAGTTGAATTGATCTCCCTGCCTCCACAGACCTATCCCTGGAATCTGTGGACCCCGCAGAACCAAAAGCAGGCTATCCGGTAA
- a CDS encoding MarR family winged helix-turn-helix transcriptional regulator encodes MHSTEFSKIWHKILKDYKLHMDSKLAPTLTDAQLTVLELLQERDAMKPSDLAPHLATSPAAVTMLLDRMEKHNLIIRERDASDRRIVWVSITETGKNETSRGLKIRSDFFAEALDPISSHNQQLLLYLMGKMAVAPAPEGSTP; translated from the coding sequence GTGCACTCCACTGAATTCAGTAAAATCTGGCATAAGATATTAAAGGACTATAAGCTACATATGGATAGCAAGCTTGCCCCTACACTGACCGATGCCCAGCTTACCGTACTGGAATTGCTGCAGGAACGTGACGCGATGAAACCTTCTGATTTGGCTCCGCATCTGGCCACCAGCCCGGCGGCTGTAACTATGCTGCTTGACCGGATGGAGAAACATAATCTGATTATCCGTGAACGCGATGCCTCCGACAGGCGGATCGTCTGGGTAAGCATCACCGAGACTGGCAAGAACGAGACCTCTCGCGGACTGAAGATCCGCAGCGATTTTTTTGCCGAAGCGCTCGATCCCATTTCATCACATAACCAGCAGCTGCTGCTCTATCTGATGGGGAAGATGGCGGTAGCTCCGGCTCCGGAAGGTTCGACTCCTTAA